A section of the Bombus fervidus isolate BK054 chromosome 9, iyBomFerv1, whole genome shotgun sequence genome encodes:
- the LOC139990432 gene encoding uncharacterized protein isoform X2, with protein sequence MKVELERSAKQGTGNPDKTAGSSKEKKSVVPQQSEESNSAKMQPESEEADPKLNPTVQVEYTKNDSSKDTQESDKEYVSHIPSESISVLKTQDDLENAEVVVEKEQLECQKEASNSDKNQEDCQENDLNLHFEIENNIENTIKEKTNDVDLKKETDEKCPSEQEMTKDDIHEKEDLQSESQTDTESNSADVIEFTTSEISEASEILSQNDVEKEKEKEMEIAEESISKNISFVSYDPSIMLKDVQIKLNDCLKENSKLFDTSNASHSMSSQPPKDMSFGKTLRSISGRRSLSRMRHVTLREYRYSPSDSMFVNTSSASLPQDEAMDFKILRYSTDLSDTLSTTNGSSTERKRKLDTEDWNSMKKQKTETENSLLHSPISLLKGLRKPIQVSTPVSDLKFKTGRLELDENSKPANEGSKKWCAIM encoded by the coding sequence ATGAAAGTTGAATTAGAACGTTCTGCAAAACAGGGAACAGGAAATCCAGATAAAACAGCTGGAAGCTctaaggaaaaaaaatcagTTGTTCCACAACAAAGTGAAGAATCAAATTCTGCAAAGATGCAGCCAGAATCAGAAGAGGCAGACCCAAAGCTAAATCCAACTGTACAGGTGGAATATACTAAAAATGATAGTTCTAAAGATACACAGGAATCTGATAAGGAGTATGTTAGTCATATTCCTTCCGAATCCATTTCAGTGTTGAAAACACAGGATGATTTGGAAAATGCAGAAGTAGTGGTCGAGAAAGAGCAATTGGAATGCCAGAAGGAAGCAAGTAATTCTGATAAAAATCAAGAAGATTGCCAGGAGAACGatctaaatttacattttgaaatagaaaataatattgaaaacacaattaaagaaaagacaaacgatgtagatttaaaaaaggaaaccgACGAAAAATGCCCTTCTGAACAGGAGATGACAAAAGACGATATACATGAGAAGGAAGACTTGCAAAGCGAATCTCAAACCGACACGGAAAGTAATTCGGCAGATGTTATAGAGTTCACAACGTCGGAAATATCTGAAGCATCTGAAATTTTATCACAGAATGATGTcgagaaggaaaaggaaaaagaaatggaaatagcTGAGGAAAGCATCAGCAAGAATATATCGTTCGTTTCGTACGATCCTTCGATAATGTTGAAGGACGTGCAGATTAAGTTGAACGATTGCTTGAAAGAGAATTCGAAGTTATTCGACACGAGTAACGCTAGTCACAGTATGTCGAGCCAGCCGCCGAAGGATATGTCCTTCGGGAAGACGCTGAGAAGCATTTCTGGCCGGCGTTCTCTCAGCAGAATGCGTCATGTGACTTTGCGCGAGTACAGGTACTCGCCGAGCGATTCGATGTTCGTCAATACATCGAGCGCATCGTTGCCGCAGGACGAAGCAATGGATTTTAAGATTCTTCGTTATAGTACCGATTTATCTGACACACTTTCTACCACAAATGGTAGTTCGAccgaaagaaaacgaaaactTGACACCGAAGACTGGAATTCTATGAAAAAGCAGAAAACTGAAACCGAGAACAGCTTGTTACATAGTCCTATCAGTTTATTGAAAGGGTTACGCAAGCCTATACAAGTCTCTACCCCGGTTTCTGACTTGAAATTTAAGACTGGTAGATTGGAACTGGACGAGAATAGTAAACCAGCAAACGAAGGTAGCAAAAAATGGTGTGCTATCATGTAA
- the LOC139990432 gene encoding uncharacterized protein isoform X1 yields MGKTPKKATPGGDERNLYNRRLKATTAPPNPSETSLRKRQRKSKISNRSKLNTLIKRVPHNQRKNFKSKIQEPMKVELERSAKQGTGNPDKTAGSSKEKKSVVPQQSEESNSAKMQPESEEADPKLNPTVQVEYTKNDSSKDTQESDKEYVSHIPSESISVLKTQDDLENAEVVVEKEQLECQKEASNSDKNQEDCQENDLNLHFEIENNIENTIKEKTNDVDLKKETDEKCPSEQEMTKDDIHEKEDLQSESQTDTESNSADVIEFTTSEISEASEILSQNDVEKEKEKEMEIAEESISKNISFVSYDPSIMLKDVQIKLNDCLKENSKLFDTSNASHSMSSQPPKDMSFGKTLRSISGRRSLSRMRHVTLREYRYSPSDSMFVNTSSASLPQDEAMDFKILRYSTDLSDTLSTTNGSSTERKRKLDTEDWNSMKKQKTETENSLLHSPISLLKGLRKPIQVSTPVSDLKFKTGRLELDENSKPANEGSKKWCAIM; encoded by the exons ATGGGTAAGACGCCAAAGAAGGCGACACCTGGGGGCGATGAGAGGAATTTGTACAATCGGAGACTGAAGGCAACGACCGCGCCGCCAAATCCTTCTGAAACTAGCTTGCGCAAGAGACAGCGCAAATCCAAGATTTCGAACAG ATCTAAATTGAATACCTTAATAAAGAGAGTACCACATAATCAAAGGAAAAACTTTAAA AGCAAAATTCAGGAGCCAATGAAAGTTGAATTAGAACGTTCTGCAAAACAGGGAACAGGAAATCCAGATAAAACAGCTGGAAGCTctaaggaaaaaaaatcagTTGTTCCACAACAAAGTGAAGAATCAAATTCTGCAAAGATGCAGCCAGAATCAGAAGAGGCAGACCCAAAGCTAAATCCAACTGTACAGGTGGAATATACTAAAAATGATAGTTCTAAAGATACACAGGAATCTGATAAGGAGTATGTTAGTCATATTCCTTCCGAATCCATTTCAGTGTTGAAAACACAGGATGATTTGGAAAATGCAGAAGTAGTGGTCGAGAAAGAGCAATTGGAATGCCAGAAGGAAGCAAGTAATTCTGATAAAAATCAAGAAGATTGCCAGGAGAACGatctaaatttacattttgaaatagaaaataatattgaaaacacaattaaagaaaagacaaacgatgtagatttaaaaaaggaaaccgACGAAAAATGCCCTTCTGAACAGGAGATGACAAAAGACGATATACATGAGAAGGAAGACTTGCAAAGCGAATCTCAAACCGACACGGAAAGTAATTCGGCAGATGTTATAGAGTTCACAACGTCGGAAATATCTGAAGCATCTGAAATTTTATCACAGAATGATGTcgagaaggaaaaggaaaaagaaatggaaatagcTGAGGAAAGCATCAGCAAGAATATATCGTTCGTTTCGTACGATCCTTCGATAATGTTGAAGGACGTGCAGATTAAGTTGAACGATTGCTTGAAAGAGAATTCGAAGTTATTCGACACGAGTAACGCTAGTCACAGTATGTCGAGCCAGCCGCCGAAGGATATGTCCTTCGGGAAGACGCTGAGAAGCATTTCTGGCCGGCGTTCTCTCAGCAGAATGCGTCATGTGACTTTGCGCGAGTACAGGTACTCGCCGAGCGATTCGATGTTCGTCAATACATCGAGCGCATCGTTGCCGCAGGACGAAGCAATGGATTTTAAGATTCTTCGTTATAGTACCGATTTATCTGACACACTTTCTACCACAAATGGTAGTTCGAccgaaagaaaacgaaaactTGACACCGAAGACTGGAATTCTATGAAAAAGCAGAAAACTGAAACCGAGAACAGCTTGTTACATAGTCCTATCAGTTTATTGAAAGGGTTACGCAAGCCTATACAAGTCTCTACCCCGGTTTCTGACTTGAAATTTAAGACTGGTAGATTGGAACTGGACGAGAATAGTAAACCAGCAAACGAAGGTAGCAAAAAATGGTGTGCTATCATGTAA
- the LOC139991081 gene encoding vesicular integral-membrane protein VIP36: protein MYKMNVLSCWILISVLELVTAEWNTKDYMKREHCLIRPYQGSGMTIPYWDFMGSTMVTNNYIRLTPDSQSKQGAIWNSVPCHVRNWELQVHFKVHGKGKDLFGDGFVIWYARERMKTGPVFGNQDYFQGLAIILDTYSNHNGPHNHQHPYISAMVNNGSLHYDHDRDGTHTQIAGCEANFRNLEHDTHISMRYERDTLTVSTDFSNKAAWKECFSVKDIKLPTGYYFGISATTGDLSDNHDILSIRLFELDLPDDPRDQEDRSNILPSAAYFDAPREHVDDPKQSALSKIMFFLLMLVVALTLIACVVIGIMWYQKHQENSRKRFY from the exons atgtataaaatgaaCGTATTATCGTGTTGGATATTAATTAGTGTATTGGAATTAGTAACAGCAGAATGGAACACAAAAGACTATATGAAACGAGAACATTGTTTGATCAGACCATATCAAG GGTCTGGAATGACAATACCTTATTGGGATTTTATGGGTAGTACAATGGTTACGAATAACTATATAAGATTAACTCCAGACTCGCAAAGTAAACAGGGTGCCATATGGAATTCTGTT CCATGTCATGTAAGAAATTGGGAACTCCAAGTTCATTTTAAAGTTCatggaaaaggaaaagatttaTTTGGTGATGGTTTTGTGATTTGGTACGCAAGAGAAAGGATGAAAACGGGTCCTGTTTTTGGTAATCAAGACTATTTCCAAGGGTTAGCTATAATTTTGGATACATATAGCAATCACAATGGTCCACACAAT CATCAACATCCTTATATTTCTGCTATGGTCAATAATGGTTCTTTGCATTATGATCATGATCGTGATGGAACACATACACAAATTGCAGGTTGTGAAGCAAACTTTCGAAATTTAGAACATGATACACATATTAGTATGAGATATGAAAGGGATACATTAACTG TTTCTACAGATTTCTCAAACAAAGCTGCCTGGAAAGAGTGCTTTTCTGTAAAAGATATAAAGCTGCCTACAGGATATTATTTTGGAATTTCTGCAACTACCGGAGACTTATCCGATAATCatgatattttatctattCGTTTATTTGAATTAGATTTACCAGATGAT CCAAGAGATCAAGAAGATAGATCCAATATTCTACCATCAGCTGCATATTTTGATGCACCTCGTG AACACGTGGATGATCCAAAACAATCTGCattaagtaaaataatgtttttccttttaatgCTCGTAGTAGCGCTCACATTAATTGCCTGTGTGGTAATAGGTATAATGTGGTATCAGAAGCATCAAGAAAACAGTAGGAaacgtttttattaa